One Fuerstiella marisgermanici DNA window includes the following coding sequences:
- a CDS encoding phage terminase small subunit P27 family codes for MGSRGPLPKPGSSESERGRNTANRRTKIDPEATLPKCPGDLPDDAAKRFWKQHAKSLFEKGWLTPQDVPAFVRLCHTWSQLCELDQKLKDEGLTTVSSTGVCRAHPAASLRVSTEKQFLALSVQFGMSPTSRQRVPPAENVEPVRMRRQRDLETKYL; via the coding sequence ATGGGAAGCAGAGGACCGTTACCAAAACCCGGCAGTTCAGAATCTGAGCGCGGCCGGAACACCGCGAACCGTCGAACCAAGATTGACCCGGAGGCAACACTTCCGAAATGTCCAGGCGACTTGCCAGATGATGCCGCCAAGCGATTCTGGAAGCAGCACGCCAAAAGCCTGTTCGAAAAAGGCTGGTTGACGCCACAGGACGTACCGGCGTTTGTTCGTCTTTGTCACACGTGGTCACAGCTGTGCGAGCTGGACCAAAAGTTGAAAGACGAGGGGCTTACTACCGTCAGTTCGACGGGAGTATGCCGGGCACATCCCGCGGCGTCGTTGCGAGTCTCGACCGAAAAACAATTTCTCGCACTTTCGGTTCAGTTTGGAATGTCGCCAACAAGTCGACAACGTGTTCCGCCAGCGGAAAACGTGGAACCCGTCCGCATGCGACGGCAGCGTGATCTGGAAACCAAGTATCTTTAG
- a CDS encoding helix-turn-helix transcriptional regulator codes for MESVVLTDGEVAAVLKVSRATIRRMWWRKQLPAPIQIGVCNRWRKSDIDQWLADQPTNNLYDTPDACERKLV; via the coding sequence ATGGAAAGCGTAGTTTTGACTGATGGCGAAGTTGCGGCGGTGTTGAAGGTCAGCCGTGCAACGATCAGACGCATGTGGTGGCGGAAACAACTGCCCGCACCGATTCAGATCGGCGTCTGCAACCGCTGGCGAAAATCAGATATCGACCAGTGGCTCGCCGATCAACCGACGAACAATTTGTACGACACGCCTGATGCGTGCGAAAGGAAACTGGTGTAA
- a CDS encoding phage major capsid protein, giving the protein MTQQTMKMQLEQAAERRITLHAEVQELLDAATETQRLSKEDEAKVDELLCEVEDIGRFLERHQSPKMGGFVFGEDSGGSVGSGPRFVDQHGNQLRAFTGEQQFANKRLDGELGAAIHGMLTGQPMASQAGSTDSAGGYILNGDLSSQVIDLARSASVCMRAGAVTMPMTTSELRIARVASDATSYWRPETAAVTSSTMTFEAVNLRAKTLACIVPVSIEMLEDASNAASVIESALAASMAQKLDAAGLVGTGAASEPLGIRNHSGINTIASVGTPADYNDISLAVGDIMAANYAGQVDGLSWISSPRTDDTYDGLQDTTNQPLMPTPRVAKLKRFSTTALPEDEGGGSDEAVSIVGDFSQLVFGMRTRSVNIRILEAGTATDDSGDTWNAASQLLKHIVCYVRADVALLRPTWFTVLTGITA; this is encoded by the coding sequence ATGACTCAACAAACGATGAAAATGCAGCTCGAACAAGCTGCGGAGCGACGCATTACCTTACATGCGGAGGTTCAAGAACTTTTGGATGCGGCGACTGAAACGCAGCGGCTTTCAAAAGAGGACGAGGCGAAGGTCGACGAACTTCTTTGCGAGGTCGAGGACATCGGCCGATTTTTGGAACGGCACCAGTCGCCGAAAATGGGCGGATTCGTTTTCGGAGAGGATTCTGGGGGCTCAGTCGGCAGCGGTCCGCGTTTTGTGGATCAGCACGGTAACCAGTTGCGAGCGTTTACAGGCGAACAGCAGTTTGCCAACAAGCGACTTGACGGTGAACTGGGTGCAGCAATCCACGGCATGCTGACAGGTCAGCCGATGGCATCACAGGCAGGCAGCACAGACAGTGCTGGCGGCTACATTCTGAACGGTGACCTGTCCAGCCAGGTGATTGACCTGGCACGTTCTGCGAGCGTCTGCATGCGTGCGGGGGCAGTCACGATGCCGATGACCACATCCGAACTGCGGATTGCTCGAGTAGCATCAGATGCAACATCGTATTGGCGACCAGAAACGGCAGCGGTCACATCGTCCACCATGACGTTTGAAGCTGTCAATCTGCGTGCGAAGACGTTGGCGTGTATCGTGCCTGTCAGCATCGAGATGCTGGAAGATGCGTCGAACGCTGCATCAGTCATCGAATCGGCCCTGGCTGCAAGCATGGCTCAGAAACTCGATGCGGCTGGACTTGTCGGCACTGGTGCTGCGTCCGAACCGTTGGGGATCCGTAACCATAGCGGCATCAACACGATTGCCAGCGTGGGCACACCTGCGGATTACAACGACATCAGCCTGGCCGTCGGTGACATCATGGCGGCGAACTATGCGGGACAGGTCGATGGCCTGTCGTGGATCAGTTCACCGCGAACTGACGACACCTATGATGGATTGCAGGATACGACGAACCAACCGTTGATGCCTACGCCACGGGTAGCCAAGCTGAAGCGATTCAGCACGACGGCGTTGCCTGAAGATGAAGGCGGCGGCAGCGATGAAGCTGTCAGCATCGTGGGTGACTTCAGCCAGTTGGTGTTCGGCATGCGGACGAGGTCCGTCAATATCCGAATTCTGGAAGCTGGAACGGCTACCGATGACAGCGGCGACACATGGAACGCAGCAAGCCAGTTGCTGAAGCACATTGTGTGCTACGTGCGGGCCGACGTTGCGTTGCTGCGTCCGACCTGGTTTACCGTCCTCACAGGCATCACAGCGTAG
- a CDS encoding recombinase family protein, with protein sequence MTRAVAYLRRSSSKQEKSISAQRSAVQNYAGERGYTIVKEYVDDGISGDNNAALRQFHQMRDDLTTSHVADVVLVWAYDRISRNDSDEESAAMFPLREAGICVDSVTEGLIDRDSFEGRITHTVRQEGRHSYIRDLAKNSLRGRVNSALQGHIAGQSAPYGFDRMVVDGQGNHILRMKNGDPKPTRGGDTYITLVPSDDPEVVATLRYIFEEYAKPQIGLRTIAGELTERGICGPRGPQRGTENPGRWHANTIKHILSNQNYVGTYVFGKRTEAKFFKVSKDRIEERQKTDYRRSKVRLNDEAEQVIVPNAFTGLIDRKLFDAVQRKLDDQKRGSRQPQVKKPDRYPLAGLVICGCCGGRMYGGPKPHTTDKSASRYFCSTYQKEGSKHKHANGCYHNQIDGDALLKVVTDKIQKSLTPANLKRLESAMRRQVAKRSSQKPDTAPLQRKLDKLNADIDKAADRLLRSDDDLIDILAPKIKAMRQERDRAADMLENERRKSSDSDGERLVSDAMRRLKDFSKQIRSSAPKIKRDAIHMLVDSITLEFQHGWKGKRPFDTLTRGIINSSRTVHREFRGPVELFLASVAEWDAHISHLILAA encoded by the coding sequence ATGACACGAGCAGTTGCATATCTTCGACGCTCCAGTAGCAAACAGGAAAAGTCGATTTCCGCACAACGGTCTGCGGTCCAGAACTACGCTGGCGAGCGTGGTTACACGATTGTCAAAGAGTACGTCGACGACGGCATCAGCGGCGACAATAACGCGGCGTTACGACAGTTCCATCAGATGCGGGACGACCTGACGACCAGCCACGTCGCGGACGTTGTTTTGGTTTGGGCTTATGACCGCATCAGCCGCAACGACAGTGACGAAGAATCCGCTGCCATGTTTCCGCTGCGTGAAGCTGGCATCTGCGTTGATTCTGTTACTGAGGGGTTGATTGATCGGGATTCCTTCGAAGGGCGCATCACTCACACCGTTCGCCAAGAAGGGCGGCACAGCTATATCCGTGACCTGGCGAAGAATTCTTTGCGTGGTCGTGTGAATTCGGCGTTGCAGGGACACATTGCAGGTCAATCTGCACCTTATGGTTTCGACCGCATGGTCGTTGATGGCCAGGGCAACCACATTCTGCGAATGAAGAACGGAGATCCAAAACCAACACGCGGCGGAGATACTTACATCACGCTGGTTCCATCAGACGACCCTGAAGTCGTCGCTACGCTGCGTTACATTTTTGAGGAATACGCTAAGCCTCAGATCGGACTGCGCACAATCGCAGGCGAGTTGACAGAGCGTGGTATCTGCGGACCGCGTGGACCACAACGGGGAACTGAAAATCCAGGTCGCTGGCACGCAAATACGATTAAACACATCCTGTCGAATCAGAACTACGTCGGCACCTATGTCTTCGGAAAACGGACGGAGGCGAAATTCTTCAAGGTATCCAAGGACCGAATCGAAGAACGACAGAAGACGGACTATCGACGTTCAAAGGTGCGACTGAACGACGAAGCCGAACAGGTGATCGTTCCGAATGCCTTTACAGGTCTGATCGATCGCAAGTTGTTTGATGCCGTGCAACGTAAACTGGATGATCAAAAGCGTGGTAGCCGTCAGCCGCAAGTGAAGAAACCTGATCGGTATCCGCTCGCAGGTCTGGTGATCTGCGGTTGTTGCGGGGGGCGAATGTATGGCGGACCGAAACCGCACACGACCGATAAGTCAGCCAGTCGTTACTTCTGTTCGACCTATCAAAAAGAAGGCAGTAAGCACAAACACGCGAACGGCTGCTATCACAACCAGATTGACGGCGACGCATTGCTGAAAGTCGTCACCGATAAGATTCAGAAGTCACTAACACCCGCAAACCTGAAGCGGTTGGAATCAGCGATGCGGCGGCAAGTGGCCAAACGATCCAGCCAGAAGCCTGACACAGCACCGCTGCAACGCAAGCTGGACAAACTCAACGCAGACATCGACAAGGCCGCAGACCGCCTACTGCGATCCGACGACGATCTGATTGATATTCTCGCTCCTAAGATTAAGGCCATGCGACAGGAGCGTGACAGAGCGGCTGACATGCTGGAAAATGAGCGGCGGAAATCCAGCGATAGCGACGGTGAACGGCTGGTGAGTGATGCCATGCGGCGGCTGAAAGACTTCTCGAAGCAGATTCGATCGTCAGCACCAAAAATAAAGCGTGATGCCATCCACATGCTTGTGGACAGCATCACGCTCGAATTTCAGCACGGTTGGAAGGGAAAAAGACCCTTCGACACTCTGACGAGAGGAATAATCAACTCGTCTAGAACCGTGCATCGAGAGTTCAGAGGCCCAGTTGAACTTTTTCTCGCCTCCGTCGCCGAGTGGGATGCTCACATTTCCCACCTCATTCTAGCGGCGTAA